The following are encoded in a window of Pecten maximus chromosome 17, xPecMax1.1, whole genome shotgun sequence genomic DNA:
- the LOC117315570 gene encoding inositol hexakisphosphate and diphosphoinositol-pentakisphosphate kinase 1-like encodes MVPSLRPLETLHNKLTMRDMDLFFGRVTTTKFTAVSSPPYGSSSTTPVVSPRPPTFIKGTGISLPSSSNSSAGPSSPTSGSTPVDLVSQLRLYIKEIDSGQSEMLTGQSETDSSQSNELTENKTDNFGKTCPVVADTDVAKSCEYTGNRFKVSQTENGTLPVKSEKSDQAEVAVSKTNCQPDWVSSDTQKSGMGSDTKSKQINMEQEVTSHEERSNTECSGGTDYDKNDKEIEKTKKSKNDKFVIDTVSDEQHHCCK; translated from the exons ATGGTGCCGTCATTACGTCCCCTGGAAACCCTACACAACAAACTAACGATGAGAGATATGGATTTATTCTTCGGGCGAGTCACCACTACCAAGTTTACCGCAGTGTCCTCCCCGCCCTATGGGTCGTCATCAACCACACCTGTCGTCTCGCCAAGACCACCCACTTTTATCAAAG GTACAGGTATCAGCCTGCCTTCCTCGAGTAACTCCAGCGCTGGTCCTTCATCACCAACATCAGGATCAACACCAGTCGACCTCGTCAGTCAGCTTCGTCTCTATATCAAAGAGATAGATTCTGGTCAATCAGAAATGCTGACAGGACAATCAGAAACTGATTCCAGCCAATCAAATGAGTTGACTGAAAATAAAACCGACAATTTTGGTAAGACCTGTCCGGTGGTCGCAGACACTGATGTGGCTAAATCGTGTGAATACACTGGAAATAGATTCAAGGTCAGTCAGACAGAGAACGGAACACTTCCAGTTAAGTCTGAAAAAAGTGACCAAGCAGAAGTCGCCGTTTCTAAAACAAACTGTCAGCCAGACTGGGTTAGTTCTGATACACAAAAATCAGGAATGGGATCagatacaaaatcaaaacagaTCAATATGGAACAGGAAGTGACATCACACGAAGAAAGAAGTAATACTGAGTGCTCAGGCGGAACTGATTACGATAAAAATGACAAAGAAATCGAAAAAACGAAAAAgtcaaaaaatgataaatttgtaATAGATACTGTAAGTGATGAACAGCATCATTGTTGCAAATAG